The following are from one region of the Aspergillus chevalieri M1 DNA, chromosome 1, nearly complete sequence genome:
- a CDS encoding DUF1769 domain-containing protein (COG:S;~EggNog:ENOG410PNMP;~InterPro:IPR013897;~PFAM:PF08588), translating to MAPCSRSTSSSRLTPSRRRSSSASKSNTSATSGELFDQAQHKKYRLKVTAGTQYYPSTHQVVPVNGDETVRIDNDLATVSLAVRIQGYNGTSLPAPNLPYMNLNTNWKIGYPDTSPTTHPIFTHPTHTTDQYSLTFSIIFKKPVNGNDLLFGHDFDRPIRDRLPPGFNTALRLVKWSIDPSMDGDAYADKPYLFSPALASWNQFRVGNKVKSGDEVPRVNGVVVQEGDEGGDAGKVREEAGVPGDASERMKFFQGEEERKKFVFEEGRVYSVGFGNPYLVFNDFSLRLPGFTLHATKYVDEKNHDLRYVLKNRETGEVYFVVLFTLVLVGTEQEKEHIKEAEDGTKETKEKDGNLGKIGWEA from the exons ATGGCTCCATGCTCCCGATCAACATCAAGCAGCCGTCTAACCCCCAGCCGACGCCGTTCCAGCAGCGCCTCTAAATCAAATACATCAGCGACGTCAGGCGAACTCTTCGACCAAGCACAGCACAAGAAGTACCGACTGAAAGTCACAGCAGGCACTCAATATTACCCGTCAACCCATCAGGTGGTCCCCGTGAACGGCGACGAAACGGTACGCATAGATAATGACCTTGCGACGGTCAGCTTGGCTGTTAGGATCCAGGGTTATAACGGTACCTCCCTTCCTGCCCCCAACCTTCCATACATGAACCTGAATACTAATTGGAAGATAGGATACCCCGACACCTCCCCAACAACCCACCCCATCTTTACCCACCCCACCCACACAACAGACCAATACTCCCTAACCTTCAGCATCATTTTCAAAAAGCCCGTCAACGGCAACGATCTCCTCTTTGGCCACGACTTCGACCGCCCCATCCGCGACCGCCTACCGCCCGGCTTCAACACTGCCCTCCGCCTCGTAAAATGGTCCATCGATCCCTCCATGGACGGTGATGCGTACGCGGATAAACCGTACCTGTTTAGCCCCGCGCTTGCGTCGTGGAATCAGTTCCGGGTTGGGAATAAGGTGAAGAGTGGGGATGAGGTGCCGAGGGTCAATGGAGTTGTTGTGCAGGAGGGGGATGAGGGGGGTGATGCTGGAAAAGTAAGGGAGGAGGCCGGGGTGCCGGGGGATGCGAGTGAGAGAATGAAGTTTTTccagggggaggaggagaggaagaagttTGTGtttgaggaggggagggttTATAGTGTTGGGTTTGGGAATCCGTATTTGGTTTTTAATG ACTTCTCGCTGCGGTTACCTGGGTTTACGTTGCATGCTACTAAGTATGTTGATGAGAAGAATCATGATTTGCGGTATGTGTTGAAGAATCGGGAGACGGGGGAAGTTTACTTTGTTGTATTGTTTACTCTTGTTCTTGTTGGGACGGAGCAAGAGAAGGAGCATATAAAAGAGGCTGAGGACGGGACGAAAGAAACCAAGGAGAAAGATGGGAATTTGGGGAAGATTGGTTGGGAGGCCTAG
- a CDS encoding uncharacterized protein (COG:S;~EggNog:ENOG410PP7R) produces MAATAATARAIELRRSPRKRRISSISNAGVSGSPASRTRSRSRSGKQSDVSTDTSTITPRRPGKKVRISDPGPSTGLTPAMMRASFDGSNTGSAQSTPSRQRRSTPASRKGTQRVMQFMPLRQALDSRVQRRIGRMGLSTEINHIEREKRNFATYEKKLQSLLKERELLKQELENAKKSGASDHGEESLAQEEFMLEASQENLEELEAETSRLRQEVSFSSAQDANVESGIMNGDTIILDDTGMDGSTVIMSDSPDIRGVGYQPAIPDGFSLLGNSAPGVDSSIQAELPDRNQEAELRRLQLDLETARKEKRALFDAWRANIASPDGTAVSNNIRQSSPPPDFFVQIIPTLTDALARASDATKSLESVKKELSTLGFSGSNPSEIISEMSSRFRTACIELERAVPGETANAGLHYGNATLGALVERVESLVEDFGNERTGHDGALGREKALRGKFNELLTRYEAASKKVQELDVSAKDMLHMRMRMREMEQEGEKKDFGIQRLNAALEQYRGDIRNLEALVSILEEENTASKTQHIQQVSELKNKISDEEKARRAAESTVERRDAHIRDLNQTIERDRIRARDLMSSIESITKERQSAISEITNLEREIAKQHQNHEQEIEVVEKRRQSAIASLEHESAEQLQHCEQEIGAMNVRISELNTALEEARAEAEKLGRSNAVLEKQLQLEIEERDNLIDRWIADQERSFTLMKETANAERRKAKVRSANYELLKTKEPQSDNSVTGSEPITPVSMRHVDIDVGRGKHRRPLDSGVGIPTDDALDDEPLSDFNSDGVVLPSDPAYL; encoded by the coding sequence ATGGCAGCGACTGCGGCTACAGCGAGAGCCATCGAGCTCAGACGGAGCCCGAGGAAGCGACGCATTAGTTCTATTTCCAACGCGGGCGTCTCTGGCTCTCCAGCGTCACGTACTAGAAGCCGGAGCCGGTCTGGAAAGCAATCAGATGTATCGACGGACACGAGTACCATAACTCCACGGAGGCCCGGCAAGAAAGTCCGTATCTCGGATCCCGGGCCTTCCACGGGTTTGACGCCTGCTATGATGCGCGCTTCATTCGATGGAAGCAATACGGGCTCTGCACAAAGTACCCCAAGTCGCCAACGGCGATCAACTCCTGCTTCACGGAAAGGCACACAGCGGGTGATGCAATTTATGCCCTTGCGCCAGGCTTTGGATTCCCGGGTACAGCGGAGGATCGGCCGGATGGGTCTCAGTACTGAGATCAATCATATTGAGCGAGAGAAGCGAAATTTTGCTACTTACGAGAAGAAGCTGCAGTCTTTGTTGAAGGAGAGGGAACTGCTGAAGCAAGAACTGGAGAATGCGAAAAAATCCGGTGCTTCTGATCATGGTGAGGAATCTCTTGCTCAGGAGGAATTCATGTTGGAGGCGTCACAGGAGAACCTCGAGGAGTTGGAAGCGGAGACTAGTCGACTTCGACAGGAAGTTTCTTTCTCATCCGCCCAGGATGCCAATGTGGAGTCTGGCATTATGAACGGCGACACTATTATCCTTGATGACACTGGTATGGATGGAAGCACGGTTATTATGTCCGATTCGCCCGATATTCGAGGTGTTGGATATCAACCTGCTATCCCGGATGGTTTCTCGCTACTTGGAAACTCAGCACCCGGTGTCGATTCTTCCATTCAGGCGGAGTTACCTGATCGCAACCAGGAAGCTGAGCTTCGCCGCCTTCAGCTGGACCTTGAGACCGCTAGAAAGGAGAAAAGGGCCCTCTTTGACGCGTGGCGCGCTAACATCGCTTCTCCTGACGGCACTGCCGTTAGTAACAACATTCGCCAGTCGTCTCCGCCACCCGACTTCTTTGTCCAGATCATTCCCACTCTTACTGATGCTCTTGCTCGTGCTTCCGACGCTACTAAGTCACTGGAGTCGGTAAAGAAGGAGCTATCAACACTTGGCTTCTCTGGGAGCAACCCGAGCGAAATCATTTCGGAGATGAGCTCGCGGTTCCGTACAGCATGCATCGAACTCGAACGTGCAGTGCCAGGGGAAACAGCCAATGCGGGTCTGCATTATGGGAATGCCACGCTTGGGGCATTAGTGGAGCGTGTGGAATCGCTCGTCGAGGACTTTGGAAATGAACGCACGGGCCATGATGGAGCCCTGGGCCGCGAGAAAGCGCTTAGAGGCAAGTTTAATGAGCTGCTAACCCGGTATGAAGCCGCGTCAAAGAAGGTTCAAGAACTAGATGTTTCGGCAAAGGACATGCTCCACATGCGGATGCGGATGCGGGAGATGGAAcaagaaggagagaaaaaagactTTGGAATCCAGAGATTGAATGCAGCACTGGAACAGTATCGCGGGGATATCAGGAATCTGGAAGCGCTCGTGAGCAtcttggaagaagagaatacTGCCAGCAAAACGCAACACATCCAGCAGGTATCAGAATTGAAGAACAAGATCTCTGACGAGGAGAAAGCCCGCCGTGCAGCCGAGTCCACAGTTGAACGGCGTGACGCACATATTCGGGATTTGAATCAGACCATTGAGCGCGATCGCATTCGTGCCCGTGATTTGATGTCCTCAATAGAGTCCATCACGAAGGAACGTCAGTCGGCTATCAGCGAAATAACCAACCTTGAGCGAGAGATTGCGAAACAGCACCAGAATCATGAGCAAGAAATTGAAGTCGTCGAAAAAAGACGCCAGTCGGCCATCGCAAGCCTTGAGCATGAGTCTGCGGAACAGCTTCAGCATTGCGAACAGGAAATTGGGGCAATGAATGTGCGCATTTCAGAACTCAATACAGCACTCGAAGAAGCCCGGGCAGAAGCAGAGAAACTTGGTCGCAGCAATGCCGTACTCGAGAAGCAATTGCAGCTCGAAATTGAAGAGCGCGACAATCTCATTGATAGATGGATCGCGGATCAAGAGCGGTCATTTACCTTGATGAAAGAAACCGCCAATGCGGAGCGTCGCAAAGCCAAAGTCCGGTCTGCCAATTATGAATTATTGAAGACAAAGGAGCCTCAGTCAGATAACTCAGTCACGGGCAGCGAACCGATTACTCCGGTCAGTATGCGACATGTGGATATTGATGTTGGTCGAGGCAAGCACCGAAGGCCATTGGATAGCGGGGTTGGGATTCCCACGGACGATGCTTTGGACGACGAACCGTTGAGTGATTTTAATTCGGACGGGGTTGTTTTGCCTTCAGACCCGGCTTATCTCTAA
- a CDS encoding F-box protein (COG:S;~EggNog:ENOG410PIV1;~InterPro:IPR026941,IPR021894,IPR001810,IPR036047;~PFAM:PF12014,PF00646,PF12937;~go_component: GO:0019005 - SCF ubiquitin ligase complex [Evidence IEA];~go_function: GO:0005515 - protein binding [Evidence IEA];~go_function: GO:0030332 - cyclin binding [Evidence IEA];~go_process: GO:0006974 - cellular response to DNA damage stimulus [Evidence IEA];~go_process: GO:0031146 - SCF-dependent proteasomal ubiquitin-dependent protein catabolic process [Evidence IEA];~go_process: GO:0031571 - mitotic G1 DNA damage checkpoint [Evidence IEA]) yields MAMNIEPDTSNDAVPSLEGSLPSTEALPPDSESRLLQLPPELLQQVLSELSVLDLTRISRTCRSLAEHASNNLLWADLLNAHLPFKIHDPGPFTSFRSLYAAYYPCWFIPQNRVWFADTEHTGNLILARYDNRRGVIEAYRVVAERRNHAFQIWEWNPDVIVQSFNPKVSLWLDDPVLFLKNTPSAEGPPRTPQYLNGETRMPMALEYQYVFNSFSLCSNKPPDSEMAVDQKWPPPNIPSDQRVYRDMDEDLSEGDEPPRHLDDVSEIAFRIRRWAHFRLGMPFFTAGNGETLTTFATLDLSLYTPTREKPYQGIWVGDYSAHGCEFLLFLQRDTTDGSTTSPETENTGWIPHGRLEAIKLTGDPNVPRGEISFAAEDIGQGGFVRIANDSLFRNARVVRSEGHVAGLGFRDDTWLPSQLILVSTDCVAHYWESMGHISYFRRVDIDALLQT; encoded by the exons ATGGCAATGAACATCGAACCGGACACGAGTAACGATGCGGTTCCCAGCCTGGAGGGGAGTCTTCCATCAACCGAAGCTCTTCCACCCGATTCAGAATCCCGACTGCTCCAACTACCCCCAGAACTCCTACAGCAAGTCCTATCCGAACTCTCCGTATTAGATCTCACCCGAATATCTCGCACCTGCCGCAGCTTAGCCGAGCACGCCTCCAACAACCTCCTATGGGCCGATCTGCTAAACGCCCATCTACCCTTCAAAATCCACGACCCCGGTCCATTTACCTCGTTCCGCAGTCTCTACGCAGCATACTATCCCTGCTGGTTCATCCCCCAGAATAGGGTCTGGTTCGCGGATACGGAACACACGGGGAACTTGATCCTGGCGCGGTACGATAACCGACGGGGTGTCATTGAGGCATACCGAGTGGTAGCGGAACGAAGGAACCATGCCTTTCAGATCTGGGAGTGGAATCCGGATGTCATTGTTCAGTCGTTCAATCCCAAAGTCAGTCTCTGGTTGGATGATCCGGTATTGTTTTTGAAGAATACTCCGTCTGCTGAAGGGCCACCGCGCACGCCGCAGTATCTAAACGGGGAGACCCGTATGCCCATGGCACTCGAGTACCAATACGTCTTTAACTCGTTTTCTCTATGTTCGAACAAACCCCCGGACTCGGAAATGGCCGTGGATCAAAAGTGGCCACCGCCAAACATCCCCAGTGACCAGCGGGTTTATCGAGATATGGATGAGGATTTGTCGGAAGGGGATGAACCGCCACGGCATTTGGATGATGTCTCTGAAATCGCATTTCGCATCCGACGATGGGCGCACTTCCGTCTAGGGATGCCTTTCTTCACCGCCGGCAATGGTGAGACTCTTACGACCTTCGCGACGCTGGATCTTAGTCTATATACACCGACGAGAGAGAAGCCGTACCAAGGTATATGGGTTGGAGATTACTCGGCCCACGGTTGCGAGTTCTTGCTCTTCCTCCAACGTGACACTACAGATGGCTCTACGACATCACCAGAAACGGAAAACACCGGGTGGATTCCGCATGGCCGTTTGGAGGCCATCAAACTCACAGGGGACCCAAATGTCCCCAGGGGAGAGATATCTTTCGCCGCAGAAGATATCGGACAAGGCGGGTTCGTCCGGATCGCGAACGACTCGCTCTTCCGGAATGCACGAGTCGTCCGAAGCGAAGGCCATGTTGCGGGCTTAGGTTTCCGAGATG ATACTTGGTTACCTTCACAGCTTATCCTTGTATCTACCGATTGCGTGGCCCATTACTGGGAATCTATGGGCCATATCTCTTATTTCCGACGTGTGGATATTGACGCCCTTCTTCAGACCTAG
- a CDS encoding DUF1748 domain-containing protein (COG:S;~EggNog:ENOG410PSHV;~InterPro:IPR013726;~PFAM:PF08520;~TransMembrane:1 (o6-23i)), giving the protein MVFARLTHYAFDAVLVSAFLAGVKRSTGLTPSLDSDKITENKDFKKWIDSYLGVGEWVMDQSVFVLGSSGWFERKR; this is encoded by the exons ATGGTG TTCGCCCGTCTGACCCATTACGCTTTTGACGCGGTGCTTG TCTCCGCCTTCCTCGCCGGCGTGAAGCGCTCAACTGGTCTGAC CCCCAGCCTCGACTCCGACAAGATCACCGAGAACAAAGACTTCAAGAAGTGGATCGACAGCTACCTCGGTGTGGGCGAGTGGGTGATGGATCAGAGTGTGTTCGTTTTGGGGTCGTCGGGCTGGTTTGAGCGGAAGCGGTGA
- the PYK1 gene encoding pyruvate kinase CDC19 (BUSCO:EOG09261QXC;~COG:G;~EggNog:ENOG410PFMR;~InterPro:IPR015793,IPR036918,IPR040442,IPR015795, IPR015806,IPR015813,IPR018209,IPR011037,IPR001697;~PFAM:PF00224,PF02887;~TransMembrane:1 (i48-67o);~go_function: GO:0000287 - magnesium ion binding [Evidence IEA];~go_function: GO:0003824 - catalytic activity [Evidence IEA];~go_function: GO:0004743 - pyruvate kinase activity [Evidence IEA];~go_function: GO:0030955 - potassium ion binding [Evidence IEA];~go_process: GO:0006096 - glycolytic process [Evidence IEA]), producing the protein MRGSGDSKAEAPTANNIFPPAHTPTAPRSNSPDNFFSSLFFPFSSHRLLFSLLSHSILISFLTVFWHRPFSPSVLSSITFKMAASNSLDHLSNRMKLEWHSKLNTEMVPAKNFRRTSIIGTIGPKTNSTEKINALRRAGLNVVRMNFSHGSYEYHQSVIDHAREAEQAQKGRPLAIALDTKGPEIRTGNTVDDKDIPIKEGHELIITTDEKYAAASDDKNMYLDYKNITKVISPGKLIYVDDGILSFEVLEVVDDKNLRAKCLNNGNISSRKGVNLPGTDVDLPALSEKDVNDLKFGVKNKVDMVFASFIRRGSDIRDIRAVFGEEGKEIQIIAKIENQQGVNNFDEILEETDGVMVARGDLGIEIPAPKVFIAQKMMIAKCNIKGKPVICATQMLESMTYNPRPTRAEVSDVANAVLDGADCVMLSGETAKGTYPCEAVRMMHETCLLAEVAIPHFNVFDELRNLAPRPTDTVESIAMAAVSASLELNAGAILVLTTSGKTARLISKYRPVCPIIMVTRNPMASRYSHLYRGVWPFTFPEEKPDFNVKIWQEDVDRRLKWGINHGLKLGIINKGDNIVCVQGWRGGMGHTNTVRIVPAEENLGLAE; encoded by the exons ATGCGGGGCTCCGGAGATAGCAAAGCGGAAGCCCCAACGGCCAACAACATTTTCCCTCCCGCGCACACGCCCACCGCCCCTCGTTCAAACTCACCGGAcaacttcttctcttcccttttttttcccttctcatcccatcgccttcttttttctctcctctcccaTTCCATCCTTATATCTTTTCTGACAGTATTCTGGCATcgtcctttttctccttccGTATTATCCTCAATCACCTTCAAAATGGCCGCCAGCAACTCCCTTGACCACCTCAGCAACCGTATGAAGCTGGAGTGGCACTCCAAGCTCAACACCGAGATGGTCCCGGCGAAGAACTTCCGCCGTACCTCCATCATCGGAACCATTG GTCCCAAGACCAACTCGACCGAGAAGATCAACGCGCTCCGCAGAG CTGGTCTCAACGTTGTCCGCATGAACTTCTCTCACGGCTCGTATGAGTACCACCAGTCCGTCATCGACCACGCCCGTGAGGCCGAGCAGGCTCAGAAGGGCCGCCCCCTTGCCATTGCTCTTGACACC AAAGGTCCTGAGATCCGTACCGGTAACACCGTCGACGACAAGGACATCCCCATCAAGGAGGGCCACGAgctcatcatcaccaccgatGAGAAGTATGCCGCCGCCAGTGACGACAAGAACAT GTACCTTGACTATAAGAATATCACCAAGGTGATCTCGCCCGGCAAGCTCATCTATGTCGACGATGGTATCCTTTCCTTCGAAGTCCTCGAGGTCGTAGACGACAAGAACCTGCGCGCCAAGTGTCTCAACAACGGTAACATCTCGTCCCGTAAGGGTGTCAACCTGCCCGGCACCGATGTTGACCTTCCCGCTCTGTCCGAGAAGGATGTCAACGACCTAAAGTTTGGTGTCAAGAACAAGGTCGACATGGTCTTCGCCTCGTTCATCCGTCGCGGCAGTGACATCCGCGACATCCGCGCTGTCTTTGGCGAGGAGGGCAAGGAAATCCAGATCATCGCCAAGATCGAGAACCAGCAGGGTGTTAACAACTTCGACGAGATTCTCGAGGAGACCGACGGTGTCATGGTTGCCCGTGGTGACTTGGGTATCGAGATCCCTGCCCCCAAGGTCTTCATCGCCCAGAAGATGATGATCGCCAAGTGTAACATCAAGGGTAAGCCCGTCATTTGCGCCACCCAGATGCTCGAGTCGATGACATACAACCCCCGTCCCACTCGTGCTGAGGTGTCCGATGTCGCCAACGCCGTTCTGGACGGTGCGGACTGTGTCATGTTGTCGGGTGAGACCGCCAAGGGCACCTACCCTTGCGAGGCTGTCCGTATGATGCACGAGACCTGCTTGCTGGCCGAAGTTGCCATCCCCCACTTCAACGTCTTTGATGAGTTGCGCAACCTTGCTCCTCGTCCCACCGACACTGTCGAGTCCATTGCCATGGCTGCCGTCAGCGCCAGTTTGGAACTCAATGCCGGTGCCATCCTTGTCTTGACCACTAG TGGTAAAACCGCTCGTCTTATCTCCAAGTACCGCCCCGTCTGCCCCATCATCATGGTTACCCGCAACCCCATGGCTTCTCGG TACTCTCACCTGTACCGTGGCGTCTGGCCCTTCACCTTCCCCGAGGAGAAGCCCGACTTCAACGTCAAGATCTGGCAGGAGGACGTCGACCGCCGCCTCAAGTGGGGTATCAACCACGGTCTCAAGCTCGGTATCATCAACAAGGGTGACAACATCGTCTGTGTCCAGGGCTGGCGCGGCGGTATGGGCCACACCAACACCGTCCGCATCGTCCCCGCTGAGGAGAACCTTGGCCTTGCTGAGTAA